The proteins below are encoded in one region of Mus caroli chromosome 10, CAROLI_EIJ_v1.1, whole genome shotgun sequence:
- the Fam229b gene encoding protein FAM229B: MPFRFGTQPRRFPVEGGDSSIELESGLRSSASCNGKETSPNRQLRRCPGSHCLTITDVPITVYATMRKPPAQSSKEMHPK, translated from the exons ATGCCTTTTCGGTTTGGGACCCAGCCAAGGAGGTTTCCAGTGGAAGGGGGAGACTCTTCAATTGAGCTAGAATCAGGCCTGCGCTCTAGTGCTTCCTGTAACGGCAAAGAGACGTCACCCAATAG GCAACTCCGAAGATGCCCTGGAAGTCATTGCCTGACAATAACTGATGTTCCCATCACTGTCTATGCAACAATGAGAAAGCCACCTGCGCAAAGCAGCAAGGAAATGCATCCCAAATAG